CAGGAGCTTATTCAAACCTCAGTATTGCTTTTAAATCGTTGGGTGATTTCCCAAAGGCATTCGAGTATCATGACAAATTTTTCAACATTGCAATGGAAATAGGTGATCGGGAGTTAGAAGGGCGTGCTTATGAACAACGCGGTATTGCTTATCGCTTTCGTGGTAATTACCAAAAAGcaatcgagtatcatgaaaagcattGCAAAATCGCTATGGAAATCGATGATCAggacggagaaggaagagcctacgGAAACCTCGGAAACGATTATCAATTGCTTGGTGATTTCctaaaagccattgaatatcataaAAAACGTTTGACCATTGCCATAAAAATCGGCAATAGGGCCGAAGAAGGAGAAGCTTATGACAATATTGGTAATGCATATTTTTCGTACGGGCAATTTGAAAACGCTGTGGctaattttgtttccgctgtAGAAGTCTTCAACGCTATGAGATCTCTGTTGAAGTCTGAGGATGAACTGAAAATGAGTTTCCGTGAGCAGTATGAGAAGACTTACACTGCCCTATGGAGATCGTTGCTAAACATTGGAAAGATCGACGAGGCTTTGTttgctgctgatcaaggacgagcgcaAACTTTGTCGGAtaatttgttgattcaatacAAAATTGCTATGCCGCCATCAGCTGTCACAAATATAACTGACTccaaagtgaaaataattgGCCTGTTGTCAGAGCTTTCTACACAAATGATTTTTCTAGGAATTGAAGGACTTAAGATCAACATTTGGTTTCTGAAAAGGGGAAGGAAAGTGGAATTTctacaaggaaagctacaggGTAATATCACCTGCGAAGATCCCATACGTGCCCTTCTGCATTCAACTATGGAAGAAATCGGAGCTCGTGGTAAAGTAACATGTGAAAATCGCACATTCGGTAAACTCACCAAAGACTTCCCCTCGGGTAGAGATGTGTgcaaagaagaggaaaagtcATTCCAGTCCTCAGACAATCCTTTTAAACCATTTCAGGATGCTGTTATGGGTCCAATTTGCGGCATGCTTGGACCGCACGACGACGATTTGGTCATTGTTCCAGATGGTGCGCTGTGCCTCATCCCGTGGGCCGCAGTTGTTGAATCGATTAGAATTTGCACTGTACCCTCTCTTACATGTTATCACTTAATCTTGAGTGTACCGGAAGgctatcacaagaagacaggggcgcttttggtcggaaatccgtacTTGAAACAGTTAAAGAAACCCTTAGATGATTTGCCATTCgctcaaaaggaagtagaaatgattgcaacAATTCTCAATACCCAACCCTTAACTGGGACaaaggcaacaaaagctgaagtgatgaaacggatgtctgcagttggtttaattcatataGCAGCCCACGGAAACGCAAGCACTGGGGAGATCGCCTTGTCCCCAACACCTGGATGGACTTCACAATTCCCTAAAGAGGAggattacattttgaaaatgtctgaCGTACAGGCGGTCAATCTTCGTGCTAgtcttgtggtcttaagttgctgtcacagtggtcgaggcagaatcttgaagggtgaaggtgtggtcggtatcgcacatgccttcttggcagctggtgctcgttctgtattggtggccctgtgggcaatagatgacgaagccaCCAtgatgttcatgaaaagtttctatcaaTACCTCAAGGATGGAAAAGCCGCCGGTGCTGCTGTCCGTGAATCGATGAAATCACTACGTGAATCGGAGTTTTCTGAGGTGAAGTACTGGGCTCCCTTTCAACTTATTGGGGATGACGTCATGATTGAATTCGAGGCTGATGAGAAATAAGAGAAATGACCGATTTTTTCTTTATACTTAGCTAGAATTGTGACCATCATAATATAGGTTTTTCTGGTCCTTTTTTAACCTATCGGTATCGTCACGACGCAAAGCAATTATGATATGTAGTGGTTTGTCAGATGTTCTTACCACAACAAGGTAGATGTGTGTAAGCGTACATACGCTCAATCAGAGCGCTGAATCGGATGAGATAGTATTGCTTACAATAACAACCTCTGACGTTCAAAATAGAGATGATGCTATGGACTTGACTTTCATTCCTTTGCAAAGGAGAATTAGTGATACGTGCGGTGACATCCATTCCTCTTTGCGaaatatcttcttttttttttacctgaacTAGTATCGCTGAATGAGTTTTTCGAGtagtttattattgttatttcttgCCTCTTTGGAATATTATGCATAGGTAAAAATTAGTGTTTCCTGCAATTGGGTAATGCCTGCCATGAAAATCATTTGACTTTCTCTAGAGTCGGGTTGTCTCATCTCTTGCTACATAGCTGAAGAaatgacaaaacacaagttgaACGCTAATAAACTTCGTAGAGAAAGGGCGACCTTTGTAGGAAACGCAAGGTTTTATCTCTGTAATAGCGTATCCCTCTAGTTTATGGATTCATACCCTAACGATATATCGGAAAGAAGTGTAAGGAACATTTTTCGATTTTCTTAATGATAGAAATAGCCACTTATTCGGTTTGTGTACGGAAAAATGAGATCTTTTCCATTGCTTTAGCTAATCACGATGAAGTTTGAGGTTTTATTGTTGTTCGTTAGCTGAGATCTCAAGTTTATTCGAGTTTAACTGTGAAAACTGTTAGATGTAGAAGTCGACTCTTTAATGAGTCTCAATCGTTGGATAAGAATGTTCTATATTATATACTATAAAAAGTTGTGTAACATGGCTtcgaatttgtttttgttttgttttttgtttttttaattaaagttGGGGTGATAGTCTGGAGGACCCTCTGATGATAGCAACTGTCACTAGAGCTAACTACGAAATAAAgggaattttaattgatcatgAAGAAATTAAGATTCCTCAATACGCCAACGCTACTTTTTAATTGCTTGGTGATTTCAAATTCGGATATAGAATGAACGCGTAAAGGTTTTCAGTTATTAGATAATTTTACCGGCAGAAATGCCTGGCGTAAAAGTGGGTAATTCAAAGACTGAAACTTGGGATGAGCGTGGGTTCCTTGAAAGATTGTGATAGGAAGCCTCACAGAGTTAAACGGCCTCAGGACCCAGCCAAAGCCCTTAGAGTTTTGTTCACTTACGACATAAAATTACTTCATAAGAGAAACGTTTCAGAAAAACTTGGTAGAAAGATTGAACGGTTAATCATTATCTTGTCCTCAAGAGCTCTGTCTATGCTTTCTGCGTTTTCCTTTATCCCTTCGCCTTCGTAGAACAGCATTAAGAAGAAAATAGCCAGCCAAAAGCCTTGCTCGTTCGTTTATTGCCGCCATTTACTTCTGAATTAGGTGCGCAAAATAATGTTCATTGTATACCTAGTTTCCCTCGGCTGTTATTGTAGCAGAAGCGACAGGTATAACTTTAACAAAATGCTGCAACTTCGTGTTGTATCTGTTGCAggagatagaattcattctatctcgtacaagttgtatctgtcgtttctgtcGTTTTAATTGAGCggttgtacgggaggtttccaatCCTTCATCTTTGAGGGCGGAGTGTTTGATTTGCGAAATTAAAAGATTACAATTCTCTTTTTGTCAGCAAAGAAGATTGTTTTCCTCTTTAAGTAAAAAATTTCGAGGAAGAAATTAATTGATCTGATGATTTACTATGGAAAACTGTCCTTTTGCCCCGTTCCGTTGCTTTCGAACCGTATGTCAAAGGTTTTCAATTCAAAGTACTTAATTCATACATCATATTCATTCGAAACTGTGTCAGATAGGGTACAGGACAGACGCCCTGCAACATCAAATCCGCGACACTTCATCACTTTTTATAAAACTACCCTCATTCAGCTTCGTTTCGGTAAGACTTCGAAATGCATTAATTCTTATTTCTCATCGGCAAATAGGCCGTAAAAGCAGCT
The nucleotide sequence above comes from Acropora muricata isolate sample 2 chromosome 12, ASM3666990v1, whole genome shotgun sequence. Encoded proteins:
- the LOC136891768 gene encoding tetratricopeptide repeat protein 28-like: MEIGGEAGEGRAFGIVRNVYQSLGEIKKAINDLEKELNVALENGDRAREGVAYSSLGIVYCWLCEIQKATKYHVKHLKISTELGDRAGEGVAYSNLGNASQSQGNFRKAIQKHEKHLKIAMEIGDRAGEGVAYANLGNAYVSLGDFWKAIEYHEKDLKIAMEVGDRAGEGTAYGNLGNAHRSLGDYRKAIEYHEKQFKIVMEIGDRDGEAKAYGNLGNTYLSRGDFRKAIEYLGKRLKKALEISDRAGEAMAYANLGIVYHSLGDFRKAIEYHEKHFKIVKEIGDRAGEGASYGNLGNAYRSLGDFRKAIEYQEKYFKIVMEIGDRAGEAKAYGNLGNAYYSLGDFRKAIEYHEKQLKIVKEIGDRAGEGASYGNLGNAYRSLGYFRKAIEYQEKYFKIVMEIGDRAGEAKAYGNLGNAYYSLGDFRKAIEYHEKQLKIVMEICDRNGESEACGNLGNAYHSLGDFRKAIQYHEKDLKITMEIADRAGEGGSYANLGLVYESLGNSRKAIEYHEKHFNIAMESGDRTGEAGAYSNLSIAFKSLGDFPKAFEYHDKFFNIAMEIGDRELEGRAYEQRGIAYRFRGNYQKAIEYHEKHCKIAMEIDDQDGEGRAYGNLGNDYQLLGDFLKAIEYHKKRLTIAIKIGNRAEEGEAYDNIGNAYFSYGQFENAVANFVSAVEVFNAMRSLLKSEDELKMSFREQYEKTYTALWRSLLNIGKIDEALFAADQGRAQTLSDNLLIQYKIAMPPSAVTNITDSKVKIIGLLSELSTQMIFLGIEGLKINIWFLKRGRKVEFLQGKLQGNITCEDPIRALLHSTMEEIGARGKVTCENRTFGKLTKDFPSGRDVCKEEEKSFQSSDNPFKPFQDAVMGPICGMLGPHDDDLVIVPDGALCLIPWAAVVESIRICTVPSLTCYHLILSVPEGYHKKTGALLVGNPYLKQLKKPLDDLPFAQKEVEMIATILNTQPLTGTKATKAEVMKRMSAVGLIHIAAHGNASTGEIALSPTPGWTSQFPKEEDYILKMSDVQAVNLRASLVVLSCCHSGRGRILKGEGVVGIAHAFLAAGARSVLVALWAIDDEATMMFMKSFYQYLKDGKAAGAAVRESMKSLRESEFSEVKYWAPFQLIGDDVMIEFEADEK